Proteins found in one Quercus robur chromosome 2, dhQueRobu3.1, whole genome shotgun sequence genomic segment:
- the LOC126703097 gene encoding uncharacterized protein LOC126703097, whose translation MRAFLCAIDESVWDSVKNGISHVEAAKEAWTILETIYEGTKKVKDTKLQMLTTRFEELKMGDNESFNSVYGKLNKISFREKVTAIEESKDLDEIKIQELIGSLQTYELGLPSRKTSKSLALKTITERMNDSSKEDDVEKEVAFLAKNFRKFIKMKNSGKPFSKGKFSSSKSDRKEFKKKDGKDFQSPQGIVCYECNFHGHLKKECPNYVRGKGKVFATTLSDFDSSNSDTEGECDSEGNYRAFMTIASVDSKNDLSNLVDELGDLSEDEEIEESEDERISTKKLDNVLSFQKSSHDKTSLGYTKEGSSSSESKKEVKFISAKNEEKLKEMKPRIETPAVVKRTIGAMPKEK comes from the exons ATGAGGGCTTTCTTGTGTGCTATAGATGAGTCGGTATGGGACTCCGTCAAGAATGG GATATCGCATGTGGAGGCAGCCAAGGAAGCTTGGACGATTCTTGAGACTATCTATGAAGGTACCAAGAAAGTCAAGGACACGAAACTCCAAATGCTTACCACCAGATTTGAAGAGCTCAAGATGGGTGACAATGAGTCTTTTAATTCAGTTTATGGGAAGCTCAATAAAATT AGCTTCCGGGAAAAAGTCACAGCTATAGAGGAAAGTAAAGATTTGGAtgagatcaaaatccaagaactcattggatctctccaaacatatgagtTGGGACTACCTTCTCGCAAGacgagcaaatctcttgctctcaaAACCATCACCGAAAGAATGAATGACTCCTCCAAAGAAGATGATGTGGAGAAGGAGGTAGCATTTCTTGCAAAGAACTTCCGAAAATttataaagatgaaaaatagtGGGAAGCCATTCAGCAAAGGGAAGTTTTCATCCTCCAAAAGTGATAggaaggagttcaagaagaaagatgggaaggatTTTCAATCCCCTCAAGGAATTGTGTGTTACGAATGCAATTTCCATGGACATCTCAAAAAGGAGTGTCCCAACTATGTGAGAGGGAAGGGTAAAGTGTTTGCCACTACCCTTAGTGATTTTGACAGCTCAAATTCAGACACGGAAGGAGAATGTGATAGTGAAGGAAACTACAGAGCATTCATGACAATTGCCTCCGTTGATTCTAAGAATGATTTGAGCAATTTGGTTGATGAACTTGGTGATCTTTCTGAGgatgaggaaattgaagaatCGGAAGATGAGCGCATCTCCaccaagaaacttgacaatgtgTTGTCCTTTCAAAAGTCTTCACATGATAAGACTAGTTTGGGCTATACCAAAGAAGGAAGTTCTAGTAGCGAATCCAAGAAGGAAGTAAAGTTCATATCAGCCAAGAATGAAGAGAAACTTAAAGAAATGAAGCCTAGGATTGAAACCCCTGCTGTAGTAAAAAGAACCATTGGTGCAATGCCAAAGGAAAAATAG